One genomic segment of Mycolicibacterium gilvum includes these proteins:
- a CDS encoding helix-turn-helix transcriptional regulator — MDLLSAKQVSDIIGIPVGTLRYWRHCDIGPASFTLGRRVVYRRDEVLRWISEQESATRRGGGDAA; from the coding sequence ATGGATCTACTGAGTGCCAAACAGGTTTCAGACATCATCGGCATTCCCGTTGGAACTCTCCGCTACTGGCGCCACTGCGACATCGGACCGGCCAGTTTCACCTTGGGCCGCCGAGTCGTCTACCGGCGCGACGAAGTGCTGCGATGGATCTCGGAGCAAGAAAGCGCAACCCGGCGCGGAGGCGGAGACGCCGCGTGA